Genomic DNA from Alkalihalobacterium alkalinitrilicum:
GTGCTACTTCACCTACTTGTCCTACGGGTACATCGTTACCCTGACCGTCTATTACCCTAATTTCATTATATAAAAATGGTTTACCAACAGATCCTCTTTTGTGCTCTGGACTTAACATCGAGGTACATGAAGCTGCTTCTGTTAGACCATAACCTTCTGTAAATTTAGCTTTCGGAAACAGCTCTTGCATACGATCAATCACAGGCATCGGTAAAACCGCACCGCCAGAAAGCATAAAACGTATACTATCCATATTATACTTTTCAACTAAGTGTCCTTTTTCTGCAATCATATGAAACATCGTCGGTGCACAAAACATCATTGTAGCCTTTTCTTCTGATATCGTTTTTAAGATTTCCTCAACATCAAATTTTCTTAAGATCACCATAGAGGATCCATTGTGAATAGCAGGTAACGAGAACATAAGTAGCCCCCCTACGTGAAACAGTGGCGCCACAATGAGTGAGTGATCATTAGGTAATAAGGGATAATCTTCAATTTGGTTGAGGGATGTCCAAAATATATTATTATGAGTCAACATAACTCCTTTTGGTAATCCTGTTGTCCCTGAGGTATACATAATCATAAATATATCATCTAATTCAATTTCATCTTGTACAGGTTCACTAGAAGAGTATTTTGCTATAAAGGTTTCATAATCCTCACCTAGCCCCTCCATTCCTTCAACCCGAATAAAATGTTGCACTGTTGATGTGAGAGATGATGTTTCTTCCACTGTTTCTTTAAATCCATTACCATATACTAATACTTTTGTACTCGAGTTATCCAAAATAAATTGAACTTCTTTCGGATTAAGACGCCAATTGACTGGGACGATAATGGCACCCAGTTTTGCCGCTGCCCAGAATGCTTCAATATATTGATTACAATTATGCAATAGTACGGCTACTCTATCACCTTTTACTACGCCAATAGAGCGAAGACCATGAACGAATTGATTGACTCTTGCATTGAATTGAGCATACGTAAAAGATGTTCCTTCAAATTGGATGGCTAGTTTACTAGCGTATTTTTGTGCTTGCCTTTGAAGTAATAATCCTAAATTCATCCTACCCACTCCTTACACATTTATTGAGCCGTATATCCACCATCTACCTTTAAATTTTCTCCAACAATAAACGATGCCTCATCACTTGCTAAAAACACAACGGCATTCGCTACTTCTTCAGCTCTTCCTAACCTCCCAATGGGGTGAGCTGCGATCAAGCCATTTCGCTTTGCTTCATCATTATCTTTTAATAACGGTGTTTCAATATATCCTGGACATACTGCATTGATCCGTATGCCTTCCTTTGCGTATGTAACACCTAGAGAACGAGTTAAATTAACTACTCCGCCTTTCGATGCTGTATAGGCTGTTACGTTTTCTTTACCAACATGTCCTAAGATCGAGGCATTATTAATGATAGCACCACTGCTTTAACATTTGCTGAATGGCAATCTTATTCGTAAGGAATACTCCAGATAAATTGACATTAATCATATCGCTCCAGCTTTCATAAGAGAGCTCATGTGCAGGGGTCGCATCCCCGATTCCAGCATTCGCAAAAACAACATCAATGGTACCAAACCATTCTATCGTTTTATCCATTAATTGTTGAATTTCCTCTTCTTTAGTAACATCTGCCGGAAAGAAACGCACTTGATCGTTATGCCCAAGAGTCGCTACAACCTTTTCGCCATCAAGATTAACATCGCTTACAACTACTTTTGCTCCTTCTGATAAAAATGCCTTCACTGTAGCTAATCCGATACCACTTGCACCACCTGTAACAATTGCAATTTTATTTTTTAATCGCAAATTAATCCCTCCAGCCCCCAGATAATTTTTCTTTAGAAAGTAGCAAGGAGCTGCACGAGAGATCATCTTTATTCCTGCAACTCCATTGCTATCATTCTAAATACTCATAGATTCAATCAAACAATAATTAATCCTTCTTTTTAAACAAATTATCAATAACTCCCCATTCTTCATTTTCTGAATTAAAAGTGAGTCCGTAAATTAAACCTAAGAGAATTCCGATAAGGGGAGTCCCGAATACCATAAAAAATATAAACGGAGAAAGACCGAACACATCATCAGCTCCTTTAATTTTTTTTATAAGAGTTTTAAATATTCTGATCCATGACTCTGAATCAAGTCATAATCTTCCTATTTCTAAGAAATTCTTATTCTTATTTATCATTTTTGAAAAATTGATAACTACTAAAATAGTCTTCGATACCTCGATTAATTGTATATTCAGGTACAAAATTCAGTTCTTTTTCGGCCGCTTCTGTCGAAAGAATACCCCGGGTTGTCGCAGATTTCTCTTCTACTAAGTTTCGTTCATTTCCAAATGTAATCGAAACACTAGGCTCTAATGCTTGGATGAGCGGAACCATTTCTATTGGAGAAATTAATTCTTTCCCCGTGGCAATATTCAATATTTTTTGTTTTGTTGAGCTTGTGAGTGTTAATTGAATCGCTTTTACGACATCTTTGACATACGTATAATCTCGTTTTGAATTTT
This window encodes:
- a CDS encoding class I adenylate-forming enzyme family protein, which produces MNLGLLLQRQAQKYASKLAIQFEGTSFTYAQFNARVNQFVHGLRSIGVVKGDRVAVLLHNCNQYIEAFWAAAKLGAIIVPVNWRLNPKEVQFILDNSSTKVLVYGNGFKETVEETSSLTSTVQHFIRVEGMEGLGEDYETFIAKYSSSEPVQDEIELDDIFMIMYTSGTTGLPKGVMLTHNNIFWTSLNQIEDYPLLPNDHSLIVAPLFHVGGLLMFSLPAIHNGSSMVILRKFDVEEILKTISEEKATMMFCAPTMFHMIAEKGHLVEKYNMDSIRFMLSGGAVLPMPVIDRMQELFPKAKFTEGYGLTEAASCTSMLSPEHKRGSVGKPFLYNEIRVIDGQGNDVPVGQVGEVAQAGPTVMKGYWNNPKATEETFVGRWLKTGDLGRFDEDGFLYIIDRKKDMIISGGENIYPKEIETILYQNKNISEATVIGVPDEKWGEAVMALIVLKPECRMTETEVINFCTNYLASYKKPRFVKFLDELPKNPSGKILKHVLKKKYSVS